The following coding sequences are from one Paramormyrops kingsleyae isolate MSU_618 chromosome 21, PKINGS_0.4, whole genome shotgun sequence window:
- the fubp1 gene encoding far upstream element-binding protein 1 isoform X3 yields MADYSSVAPPSSNSGGGVNDAFKDALQRARQIAAKIGGDGGVPPPPVANEFGYGGQKRPLEDADQPETKKMASQSDPFSSVMGGMNSAPRSTSEEFKVPDGMVGFIIGRGGEQISRLQQESGCKIQIAQDSGGLPERAVTLTGSPDSIQTAKRLLTEIVEKGRPQPFMHSDGQGMAVQEILVPATKAGLVIGKGGETIKQLQERAGVKMVMIQEGPQNTGADKPLRITGEPFKVQQAKEMVMELIRDQGFREQRGEYGSRMGGGDTLDVPVPRFAVGIVIGRNGEMIKKIQNDTGVRIQFKPDDGSMPERIAQIMGPPDRAQHAAEIIADLLRSVQAGGPPGPGGRGRGRGQGNWNMGPPGGLQEFTFTVPAMKTGLIIGKGGETIKSISQQSGARVELQRNPPPNTDPNLKIFTIRGSPQQIDYARQLVEEKIGGPVSPIGGPHGPPGPHGGPSPHGPPGPPGPPAPMGPYNPGPYNQGPPGPHGPPAPYQPQGWGNGFPHWQQGQPDPGKAAADANAAAWAAYYSQYQQQPQPPMAPAAAAPGTAQTNGQGDPQAPGQSGQTDYTKAWEEYYKKLGQQGQPQQDYTKAWEEYYKKQGQAAPQAAPAAASPAGGQPDYSAAWAEYYRQQAAYYGQGSPQAMGAAPPQQVPLAPLPAAAGPRRR; encoded by the exons ATCAACCGGAAACAAAGAAAATGGCTTCGCAGAGCGACC CTTTCTCATCAGTAATGGGGGGCATGAATTCTGCTCCCAG GTCGACCTCTGAGGAGTTCAAGGTTCCGGACGGGATGGTTGGATTCA TTATTGGACGGGGGGGTGAGCAGATATCGCGACTGCAGCAAGAGTCCGGATGCAAAATACAGATTGCCCAAG ACAGTGGCGGCCTACCAGAGAGGGCTGTGACCTTGACTGGGTCCCCAGATTCAATCCA GACGGCAAAGAGGCTGTTGACGGAGATTGTGGAGAAGGGCCGACCTCAGCCGTTCATGCACTCCGACGGGCAGGGGATGGCCGTGCAGGAAATTCTCGTCCCGGCCACTAAAGCTGGCCTTGTGATCGGGAAGGGCGGTGAGACCATCAAGCAGTTGCAG gaacGTGCCGGTGTGAAGATGGTTATGATCCAAGAGGGCCCTCAGAACACAGGGGCTGACAAGCCTCTCAGGATTACCGGGGAGCCTTTCAAGGTCCAG CAAGCCAAAGAGatggtgatggagctgatccgGGATCAGGGCTTCCGGGAACAGCGAGGCGAGTACGGCTCCCGCATGGGCGGGGGTGACACGCTCGAC GTCCCTGTCCCGAGGTTTGCTGTCGGGATAGTGATTGGCAGGAATGGTGAGATGATCAAGAAGATCCAGAATGACACTGGAGTCAGAATCCAGTTTAAACCAG ATGATGGGTCGATGCCTGAGAGAATAGCTCAGATCATGGGCCCACCTGACCGGGCTCAGCACGCCGCTGAGATAATCGCTGATTTGCTGAGGAGCGTGCAGGCCGGCGGCCCCCCAGGGCCTGGGGGTCGGGGCCGCGGCAGGGGACAGGGCAACTGGAACATGGGTCCCCCTGGGGGGCTGCAGGAGTTCACCTTTACTGTACCTGCCATGAAGACCGGCCTCATCATCGGCAAAG GGGGTGAGACCATCAAAAGCATCAGCCAGCAGTCAGGGGCTCGGGTAGAGCTGCAGaggaatcccccccccaacactgacCCCAACCTCAAGATCTTCACCATCCGCGGCTCCCCCCAGCAGATCGACTACGCCAGGCAGTTGGTGGAGGAGAAGATCGGG GGTCCCGTCAGTCCCATAGGCGGTCCCCACGGCCCCCCCGGTCCACATGGAGGACCTTCTCCACACGGCCCACCTGGACCACCTGGGCCTCCTGCCCCGATGGGACCCTATAACCCTGGGCCGTACAACCAGGGTCCCCCTGGACCACA CGGTCCCCCTGCCCCCTACCAGCCCCAGGGTTGGGGTAATGGCTTCCCTCACTGGCAGCAAGGCCAGCCAGATCCTG GGAAGGCTGCCGCCGATGCCAACGCTGCGGCCTGGGCGGCGTACTACTCGCAGTACCAGCAGCAGCCGCAGCCTCCCATGGCCCCCGCTGCTGCTGCGCCGGGCACCGCACAGACCAACGGGCAAG GTGACCCGCAGGCTCCAGGTCAGAGTGGACAGACAGATTACACCAAGGCCTGGGAAGAATATTACAAGAAATTGg GTCAACAGGGGCAGCCGCAGCAGGACTACACTAAAGCCTGGGAGGAGTACTACAAAAAGCAAG GTCAGGCGGCTCCCCAGGCAGCGCCGGCTGCTGCGTCCCCGGCAGGAGGCCAGCCGGACTACAGTGCAGCCTGGGCTGAGTACTACCGGCAGCAGGCGGCATATTACGGACAGGGCAGCCCCCAAGCCATGGGGGCCGCGCCCCCCCAGCAGGTACCGCTTGCCCCGCTCCCCGCCGCCGCCGGCCCGCGCCGCCGCTAA